The Cervus elaphus chromosome 20, mCerEla1.1, whole genome shotgun sequence genomic interval AGGAGGCAGGCGAAGCGGCCAAAGCCAGGCGCTGTGAGCGTGGCCTGAAGGTGCGTTGGGCTTGGCTGGGCACCAGGGCTGGGAGGAGTGAGGCTGAGGGCAGTGAAGGCAGAGGGTGAAGCACCAGAGGAGCTTGGTCCAGCAGAGGGGAAGCCTCCCCACCAGAATGTGGAGGTGAAGGACCCCTGGCCTGTCTttgggcaggctgcagtccgtggtggCTAGCTAGGTTTCTGGTTCTTTTCCCTCTCAGACACTGGAGTCCCAGCTGGCTGCTGTGAAGAAAGGCAGGAAGATCAGTGAGGATGAGATCCCGCCTCCAGTGGCCTTGGGCAGGAGGCCCTTGGCCCCCCAGGAAGCAACCGATAGGAGCCCTGAAGCAGAACCTCCAGCTGCCCTCTCTGTGGAGCCAGGTATCTGGAGACAGTCAGATCCCGTCCTAGTTCCCAAGGTCAGGGCCTGGGGCCTGCCTCCCCATCCTGCCATTGTCCGTGGCCATGTCAGTGACCGTGTCAGTGACATGTGGCTGTGTCAGTCACAACTTCCCTAAGATGTTCTCAGGCTAGCCAGACCTGGAGGCACTGGAAACCTTCTTTGACCTTGATACTTTCTCTTGTTTCTCCATAGGCAACCCCTCCCAGCCTGAGACAAGCCTCTTGGGCAGCCCTGGTATTTCTGCCCCACCCGACTCAGACCCAGACCCACGGGCCCTGCTGTTGGCCCGACAGAGAGAGTACAAAGTGGCTGCTCTGAATGCCAAGCGGGCTGGAGACCTAGACCGCGCCCGAGAGCTCATGAGGGTTGGGAAGGTATGGCATCTGCTTCAGAGGCCCTGTGTCCAgcccctcatttcacagatgtgagCAGTGACCTGGCCAAGCTTCAGTGAGACTGGTCTGTGGGGGGTTTTCAGCCCAGATCCTTGGGGTTCCCTGGCTTATGTTCCCGCCTTGTTCCTACTGCAGAGATTTGGTGCTGTCCtggaggccctggagaaggggcagcCTGTGGACCTGAGTGCCATGCCCCCGGCACCAGAGGGTCAGTatcggggtggtggggggagcctGCTCAGGCTAGGGCCAGGGCTGGCCAAGCACCCCTACCCATACCTATACCTCTGCTCTGGATTCCCCAGACCTGAAGCCCCTTCCACAGGCTTCCCAGGCCCCCACAGCACCCTCAGATACATCCCCGGCAGTGGAGCGAATGCACCCAGTGATGGCCTCTGACATCCCAGCAGCCCCGGGTAGGACTGGGGACACTGTGGAGTGGGGACCTGCGGGGAGGCAGGCAGAGCTGATGctgtctcctttctcctttcaaGTGGCCCTCGCTGAGCCACAGACAGTGCTGGATGCCCTGCAGCAGAGGCTGAACAAGTACCGCGAGGCAGGCACCCACGCTCGGGGCAGTGGGGATGAGCGCAAGGCCCGGATGCACGAGCGCATTGCCAAGGTGGGCTACAGCCTCCCTCCTGGACCAGCTCTGTCCGTCTGCTCCCTGGTCTTTGAGTCTTTATCTTGTCTGTGTCTCTGGAGCTCTTGCTGTCTCAGGGGCTCTCCTTCCTCCTGGGGCTGCTGtcttcatcttcctctttctgcctctgcCTAAGTGGAGCCTGTGACCGCTGCCCACCATAggtccctccccctcctcttgcaGCAATATCAAGATGCCATTCGGGCCCACCAGGCAGGACGGAAGGTTGACTTTGCCGAgttgcctgttcctccaggtgaGTGGGGTTTGGCCTGGGGGCTCATGAGGTCTCTGAGCaggatggaggggagggagaaatgaTTTCTCACACATCAGCCTCCACCCTGGGGGAACCACCCATCCCAGCCATGCCCAAGAAGACCCCAACAGGACCCACAGCAGCCTGATGCATCCTCAAGGCTCCCTGAACCCTCTCCCAGTGTCTCTCTCCTGCAGGATTCCCCCCTATACCTGGCCTGGAGCCCACCGTGGCTACTGAGGAGGATATGATGACAGCTACTTTAGCAACTGCCCAGAAACTGGCCTCCTCAGAGGATACAGCCCCAgtagaggaagaggaggatgaggaCAAGGTTTGGCTGAGGGCCCAAGACTCCAGGGACTGGTGGGGGGAAATAGCTGATAAGGGGTAAACCCAGCCATTGGTGTCCATATTAACAAGCTCAGCAAGGtagatatttttgcttttattttatagagaaaaaaactTGGGCTAGGGCACCCAGCTAGGAATTAACAGAGCTGGATTCAGACCAGggtctttctgacttcagagcccAGTTCGATCCCCTTCCCCCTACTCTCTCACGTTGGGAGGTTAGCGCAGAGAACTTTTGAGACTTCTGGTTCTGAGATTCTCTAGGGTCCATGAGGGAAAGCCATTCCTCTCAGGTCACACAGTGAGAGTACAGTGTTATGAAGAGAGTCCAGGCCAGGGTGGGAGACAGAACCCCTGTGACAGCCTCCTGGGCGCCTGCAGGATgaacccccagcccaggccccagcGGCCAAGAAGCCAGCACAGCCTGTCCCTTCATCACGGCCCCTGCCTGAGCCCAAGGCCTCGAGTTCTAAGGAGGTGCTGAGTCCATCTGGTGAGCTGCAGAGAAGAGGGATGGAGGGGAGGCTGTGGTGAGAGGTGGCATGGCTTCACCTGTGTCCCCCCCTCCAGCACGAGAGCAGCTGACCCTGCTGGAGGCACGGAAACTGCAGTACCAGCGGGCAGCCCTGCAGGCCAAGCGTGGCCGGGACCTGGAGCAGGCCAAAGCCCATCTGCGGGTGGCCAAATCCCTCGAGGCTCAGATCACCCAGGTGCGAGCTGGCCGCCCCGTGGACCTCTCCAAGGTGAGTGTTGCCTGGTTAAGCAGCAGGACTTCTCCGGCAGAGAGGTGGGTGGCAGTCCTGATGAGCAGGACCGTGAACAAGGTTGCTTGGAGGAGGTGGGACTTGAATAGGATGCGGTGACAGCTGAGAACTCTTTTGCTTATGTGTCTCCCTGTCCCATGACCCCAAGAGAGCCCGGGGGCCTGCCTGTGGTGAGAGGTGACCAGGCCGGGCAAGGCCAGTGACAGAGCATTGCACTGGGACAGGATGGCAGGCAGTGAGTTCCCATCATTGAGGTTACTGGAAGCTGGAGAAACATTTAGCGTAGATTTCTGGTCTGTTTGGCTCAGTAGAGGAATAATTTGACTCTTGAGGGCCCCTGAGGGGCCTTGTGACCTGGACAGGTACCTTCACCCTTAACGGATGAGGAGGGTGACTTCATCCTGATCCACCATGAGGACCTGCGACTCTCtcagaaggctgaggaggtgtaTGCCCAGCTACAGAAAATGCTTCTGGAGCAACATGAGGTCAGTCCTCCCCTTCCAGTGTCCATAGCCTCCCCTTGGCAAAAGGCAAGATAGGGTTCAGATTCTAGCTCTTCAGCTTACTGGCTATGAGATCTTGGGTAAGGAATTTCTCTTCTCTAAAccacattttccttatctgtaaaataggatgaTTAATACCCCTCTTGCAGGGCTATGAAGTTCAAACAACAGAGTGCAGGGGGAATTACCTTGAAGATGGGAGAAAGAAGTGTTTGAGGAGTGTATGTATGTCTATCTGATGGTGTGTCTACCTGAATGGCTGCCTACAAGTCTGGTTGCTAAAGtgatgaggaagaaaaggaatttgCTAAGGGAATCTGGGGGAATGGCTATCCCCAGTAGAGGAAACAGCAAACACTTAGTTCAGTGGGACTTGGAAACAGTGACCTTGGGTTATTATGTTGGAGAAGGAGAGGGGTGAGGCTACAGAAGGTTGGCGCTTTCAGAAGTCAGGCCTTGAAGGCCAGCTTAGCTGGGTCCTATCCTGGACCACGGAGTCACTCTGAACCCCATTTTCAGAAGTGTCTGCTGTTCTCCAAGCAGTTCATGCACCAGGGCAATGTGGCTGAGACCACCCGGTGAGTGCAGGGCTGGGGCTACAGcttgtggggtggggagcaggaagtGAGCACTGCCGCACTGAtgtgcacaccttttcctgtcAGGTTTGAGAAGCTTGCTCAAGACCGCAAGAAGCAGCTTGAAATCCTGCAGCTGGCCCAGGCTCAAGGCCTTGACCCTCCTAGCCACCACTTTGAGTTGAAAACATTCCAGACTGTGAGGTGCCAAAGCCTAAGGGAGACCGTGGCTCCATGCAGGACTGGGCAAGAGGCTGGGAGCCAGGGGTGGAGACTTAGGTCCCTTGAGTGAGGCTGCTCGGGCTTGGCCCTGACATAGGCCCTGGGGCTGGAGAGGGGCAAGATGTGGTGCCTGCTTGTGAAGAGGGGCTTGGAGCTGTGTGGTCGCTGGGGCAGGCGCCCTGTACTAGAGTCACAGACCGAGAGGCCTTCACTCCAGCTCTGCTGCTCAGGCAAGTTTTGCCTCCCTGGGCCCACTCTCCTCTTGGCCGCCACCCAGCTGGATAGGCAGGCATTGGAAAAGGGAACCTTTTCCCACTGCTCTCCTTCACTTTGCTTTCCTTGCTTCCTGGCTCTAGGATCTTTGCAGAACTCAACAGCACAGAAATGCATCTGATTGTTGTCCGGGGAATGAACCTCCCAGCCCCTCCAGGTAGCCCTGGGGCCACCCCTACTCTTGTCCAGATGCTCCAGCCCTGGCCAGGAGGAGGCAGTAGCTCTCCCTCTGTGTCAAGTGCTGGGGCTCCTGGCTACTCCCTGTGACCCTGACTCGTCTTCCTCCTTCCTAGGGGTGACCCCTGACGACTTGGATGCTTTTGTGCGGTTTGAGTTCCACTACCCTAATTCGGTGAGGTTCCAATAAGCAGGAGGGTCCTGTGAACTCCATCTCCCCTTCCAAGGCCCTGTGCTCTTTTTCTCCCCATCCCTCGGTCTCATTCCCTCTCGGGGTCCCTTCCCTCAGCACTGATGTAGACCAGAGCTCCTGGGcctgtatctgttttttttttttttttcaagctgtcCTGACTTCTCTCTTCTCACTGCTTTAGGACCAggctcaaaaaaacaaaacagctgtGGTGAAAAACACAAACTCTCCAGGTGAGGACCTACATGCGGgctgcttccttctcccctccccctctgatACATGTGTGCAGCACTTGTGTTTCCAGAGTACTTTCAGATCTATTATCTTACTTGGCCTGCTTACCTTGGGAGATAAAGGCAGGTATGACTACTACGTCTTGAATGTAGTTggggaagctgaagctcagagaggaaaAGGGATTTGCATAGGGCCTTAAAGCAGAGGTGGTGGAAATGGGACTTGAATCCAGGAATCCTGACTCCACATTCCAGGCCATTCCCATTTTGATACGATCTGCATCTAACAAGAACTGTCCAGGTGAACTTCAAAGCCAGGATTTGGATGCTCTGCCTCCCTCTGGTGGCAGTAactctgaattgcaggcagaaaGACAGGGTGGGGAGGCAAGTGGGCCAGTTTCCACTTGGTCAGGAGATCCCTGCAAGCCAAgtccctccttctccccctcttGCAGAATTTGATCAACTCTTCAAACTAACTATCAACCGAAACCACCGGGGCTTCAGGAGAGTGATTCAAAACAAAGGAATCAAGTTTGAAATCTTCCACAAAGGGTGAGGGCCCATCGGTCAAACACTGCCAAGGTGGGCTGGGAGGAAGGATTGGCTTCTGttgctgcccctgcccctgccactATTCAGTTTTCTTGTGCTGGTTTTAGCCAGCTCATTTCTGCTGTCCTTGCCCAGTCCAGTCCTCTGCTGACTCTTGGCTTTCCAGATCCTTCTTCAGAAGTGACAAGCTGGTTGGCACAGCCCACCTGAAACTGGAGCGGCTGGAGAATGAGTGTGAGATCAGAGAGATTGTGGAGGTAAGGTGGGAAAACTGGAGGACGTGGCCAGAAAAGggccaacattcactgaatccCTGTTGTAGGGTTTTTGGTgcttgttaatttaaaaatatccataAGTGTGCTGTAGAGTATGTGCtattcccatttcacaaatgatGAAATACAGAGGGTCTGAGAAAATTTCATTCTGTCAGAAAGGAAGTAGCTATACTCTTTCCACAACACTCTGAGCTGTTCATGTTCCCTTGAGGGGCCTGATCATGGCTGTCCATGTGGCACCCATGAATTCCTAGGTATCTGGGAGCAGGCTTTTGTTGAGGCAGTTGTGGCAACACGATGAAGTAGAACAAACTCTGGACATAAAGTTGATAAGGTAGTTCCAAGGAGGGACCTACCAGAATGCAGCTAGTCTGCTTAGGAATCACCCCCAGACAACTCCTTAAGCTTCCCTGAACTCACTGAATTTCACAGGGATGTGCCCCTGACGATAGCAACTGAGATCAACAGAGAAGGGGCTCTGGCAGAGCTGGGCCCAGACCTCGGCTGGTGCCTTCACAGACGGAGGCTTTTCCTGCTACATTGCCTCTGCCTGCTTGGGAGAGTTGTTCTTAAGTGGGGCCTGCTTTGTGTCAGCCCCAGTGAGGTGGGTCAGACTTCAGAGCCTGTAGCACTGCTTTGTACTCCAGCTGCCTCGTCTCCCGCACAGGAGGAAGCACACGGTGGGCGAAAAGGCGGGCATATCCTGACCTTGTTGCACAGTGAACCGTGTGACTGTGTCCCTCATGCCATCTGTGAACGGAGGGTTTGGGCTCAGTGGTTTTCAGGCTGTGCCTTAAAGCCAGAGCATTTCTTCTAGGAGTTACCATGGGGACCGTGGGGCAAACTGAGTCAGCACAGCTCTAGGCTTCTCACCCCCACTTCAGAGCACTGGCCCTTATTTGGATTGATGTATCTTCTGAGACGTACCTAAAACCACCGAACCCAAACAGCAGGAGGTTGGGGTTGTCCAGAAATGGAGACTCTTCTGTTGACATGCAGGATACTTTAGCTTCTCTCTCACCTTGTGAGCACAGGGAGCTGCCGGTCCCCGCCCCACCTCTCAGTTACCATCTCCCTCTCCGCGGTCCTCACAGGTCCTGGATGGGAGGAAGCCCACTGGGGGCAAGCTGGAGGTGAAGGTGAGGCTGCGGGAGCCTCTGAGTGGCCAAGACGTGCAGATGGTCACCGAGAACTGGCTGGTCCTGGAGCCCAGGGGCCTGTGAGGTGGGCAGCTCTCTGGGCCCTTGGAACGTCTGCCTGGGCCCCATGGGAACCCTTCCGGTACTCAACTCATATCTAAGGAGAAAACCGAGGAATTTCTCATCTGTGAGGAAGACCAAGAGGCAAAACTGTTGGGTTGGGCTCAGGTTGGTTCACGATATTCAGTAGAACTGGGGAAGGAAGCTAACTCTCCCAGGTTGTTGTCAGGGAACCCTTCCTGAAACCTACTTGGACATTCATGCAGTTTAGACTTCTGTGCTCTGTGCCCGTTTGCAACAGAGGGTCAACGCTGGAGTGGAGTCAGGCTGGAGACTCTTCTCCAGCTTTTCCCCCTGGGCTTCGCTGGCTACAGAAGTCTTTGTACATAAAGGAGATACTGCTAAACAAGTACCAAAGACCTGTTAAGCACGTGCATTACTGACCACGGCTCTGGTCTTTCCCGTTGCTGGCCTCTCCCCAGGCCTCCACCAAAGCAGGCTGGATTCCAGGattttcccctccctctctgtCCGGGCAGGGCAAGGACAGCCTCACCGCTCTGCCATGGAGCCTTGTAACCAACCCCTTAACCCCTGTGAATCAACTGTTTGCAACCTGCCCCAGCCCCCATTTGCACCATTTCTAGACGTGcctttaaaagataaaactgtaAGGGATGGGAAAGCGCGAGTGTGATCCGGACCCCCTTCCCCATAGGGCGGGGCAGGGTTCTGTGACTCCAGTTGGTCGGCAGCCGCCTGTCCCCCCAACTCAGTTGACCCCAGCCCCGCCTGTGCCTTGCCTCCCGACAGCTGCTGCCGTAGCCTCCCTGCTTCCCAATGCTCTCAGTGGGATTTTGTTCAGGACTGTGTGGTGGGAAGTGAGAGCAGGTTATCTTGAGTTAGGTCCATGTACCTGAGACTGAGACTGTTaactgaggaagaaagaaaaaaaaatttatataaatatgtagaaTGTAACTGGTTTTATTTAAGAAACTAGGTCTAATTCATTGTAGGGGATTTACGTTCTCACAAAATAACCATCAAAGTCTTAAACAAAAGCCCTGCTCCCTGTcactgccccccaccacccccaccccatcactttttaaaagccaCAGTGGCAGTAACATTTGTTAATTGACAGAAACAGGTATGGCTTCCTCTTCAGAGACAGGGCAGGAGAAGCCTTGCCTCTTCATCTAATCACCTAGGGAAATCCCTAAATTTCTTCCCAAGAAATTCTCTGGATTTATTTTTGTGAACAGATGGAGATCATGGAGGGATTTATATCAATATTTGCAGTAGACTTAATGTTCAAAACTGCAGTAGTCTACatctcttaaaaataaactttaacacCCCatcttttcccccctttctttGAAACATTGTTTAACAAAGCATTCCTGAAGATAATATTTTAAGGCTCTACATGAAGCAGATACATTCAACTTACTGATGATTGTAGTCCTGCAAACACACAAGTTTGGGATTGAGCTTTTGTGTGTGCGTCTTTTTCTGGGATGCAGCTGGACCACACTTCCCTGCCCTTAAGAGCAGAGCTTATAGTGTAACAACAGGGACAACAGATAACTTCTGAGAGCTAGAAAGCTAGTCTAGCTAGAAGGCTAATCTTAACTTACTAAAAATTCCATAGATGTGAGACTTAACACTTAAATGCAGTTGTATCTGTGTGTCATACAAGCAGCCATCTAGAATGAAAAGGAGGGCTGTCAGCCCTCATAAGGTGGCCTAGAGCAGAGAGGGAACCAGAAGAGGGTTCCTGACTCAACCTAGTCTTCCCTTAGGGTTTGTAAGTGCTAAGAAGGCTTGACGTTTCCGACCAGTACTAGGAATGTCTAAACTCAGTCCTCTGCTAGAAATCGGATAGCAAGTTTTTTTCTGTGGTTCAACAATTTCTCATCATAACCTGTTCAATTTCCTTCTGCTTCACTGTCCTTTGCTTTTTGAAAACCAGAACCTCCAGGCTGAGAGAGGTAAGGCAAAACCGCCCACTGGACTTAGAAACTAAGGTTCTTAAAAGGCCTTTGTTGTAGCCCAGGCATGCAGGGGTCACTGGCATGGGAGGAGCCTGCCCAGCCTCATCTTGTGCTAAGATTTATCCAAATACAGCATTTCAGCAGTGCAGATTAGTGACTTGTGGGCAGTTGGGAACCAGCCATGGCCcaaatcctttttaaattttaaaatttcttttcaattATATAGGACATACTTTCTTCTGAATACAATATGGAAGGAATTTATCTTAGAATCAGGAAGTCTTGCTCACAACTAAAGGGCAGACTAGTTTGCATTTTATTACGTTCCTTTCTCACGGTTCTATTCTAAAACCTATATTGTTGCTTCCCAGTTTTTGAGTGCttgttttccaaatatttgtgGGCAGTTTTTAAACACTCGTTTATCCCTTAAGTTAAGGCAGCtgctttgaagatgaaactctGGGGCTGAGACTGGCAGAAGGAAGCTTGCACCTGATTCAGTTCCATCACAGATGGATTCTTCCCTTCTCTTAGCCTCAGCTTCCCAAACTCTAAAATGGACATTCTCATTCCTCTTATGCTCCTTCTCCCTTCTGGCTACATTATAGTCCTCCAAGTCCCGTTACCATCATTACTAAAATTATTTCAgcattattaaaacaaacaactaTCACAGACTTTTTATAGAAACAGATTTCTTATTGTCTGAAGTGCATTAAATGCATAAATTATTCCGCAAGTGACTAGTTATGATAGAAGAAAATTTAGTTGGAAATTCTGGGCTTACCAGCATTCAGGAACCAGTGTAGGTGAGGGAAGACACTAGATGGGAACTTAAACAGGGCAAAGTTCAATATATCTACAGCCCTagaaaccagtcaatcataaaggaaatgaactttgaatattttctggaaggactg includes:
- the CC2D1B gene encoding coiled-coil and C2 domain-containing protein 1B; translated protein: MPGPRPRKGPPASGQGVAAAKQLGLFVEFSPEDMLLGVEETEDEGDLEAELLALTGEAGTTGRKPAPKGQAPLPMAHIEKLAADCMRDVEEEEEEEGLEEDADLLTELQEVLGTDEEAGALDGDETASLGGPEEEKEQENIEPPVQAALLTAPVPAAQAGGPPGLQALLEDRIRNYREAAASAKEAGEAAKARRCERGLKTLESQLAAVKKGRKISEDEIPPPVALGRRPLAPQEATDRSPEAEPPAALSVEPGNPSQPETSLLGSPGISAPPDSDPDPRALLLARQREYKVAALNAKRAGDLDRARELMRVGKRFGAVLEALEKGQPVDLSAMPPAPEDLKPLPQASQAPTAPSDTSPAVERMHPVMASDIPAAPVALAEPQTVLDALQQRLNKYREAGTHARGSGDERKARMHERIAKQYQDAIRAHQAGRKVDFAELPVPPGFPPIPGLEPTVATEEDMMTATLATAQKLASSEDTAPVEEEEDEDKDEPPAQAPAAKKPAQPVPSSRPLPEPKASSSKEVLSPSAREQLTLLEARKLQYQRAALQAKRGRDLEQAKAHLRVAKSLEAQITQVRAGRPVDLSKVPSPLTDEEGDFILIHHEDLRLSQKAEEVYAQLQKMLLEQHEKCLLFSKQFMHQGNVAETTRFEKLAQDRKKQLEILQLAQAQGLDPPSHHFELKTFQTVRIFAELNSTEMHLIVVRGMNLPAPPGVTPDDLDAFVRFEFHYPNSDQAQKNKTAVVKNTNSPEFDQLFKLTINRNHRGFRRVIQNKGIKFEIFHKGSFFRSDKLVGTAHLKLERLENECEIREIVEVLDGRKPTGGKLEVKVRLREPLSGQDVQMVTENWLVLEPRGL